In uncultured Methanobrevibacter sp., the following are encoded in one genomic region:
- a CDS encoding 60S ribosomal export protein NMD3 → MDIMFCVECGSTEKKMVGNICIDCFLKDFQMIEIPERIEVQICSHCNSKLEEGKWSEENIPEEEIIYRALERNIQIDDEVENEIINLEIDQMKGTIASCYVEVVGEVYDTQIEETHDTEVKILKTVCPTCSKLQAGYYESVIQFRADNREIKNEEYSKADEVVERTLIKQSKKDKLAYCPQIAKLKEGYDYYIGSLKSGRKVAEALTDEFGGVVKESPRLISEDKSTGKGLYRIWISVRIPEAEIDDFIEYENKIIQITSVSKNSFVGMNIKTNKKHNIPMKNMEDIKLVKKSEEIETATVISKSPQFIQILDPIDYSTVDLDMKEEYNEINVGEEVKLIRINNNIYLLN, encoded by the coding sequence ATCGATATTATGTTTTGTGTAGAGTGCGGAAGTACTGAAAAAAAGATGGTTGGAAACATCTGCATAGACTGTTTTTTAAAAGATTTTCAGATGATAGAAATACCTGAACGCATAGAAGTTCAGATTTGCAGCCATTGTAACAGCAAACTCGAAGAAGGCAAATGGAGTGAAGAAAACATTCCAGAAGAAGAAATCATATATAGGGCACTTGAACGCAATATACAAATAGACGACGAAGTTGAAAACGAAATAATCAACCTTGAAATTGACCAAATGAAAGGTACAATTGCCAGTTGTTATGTGGAAGTTGTTGGAGAAGTTTATGACACCCAAATTGAAGAAACTCATGACACTGAAGTGAAAATATTAAAAACAGTTTGCCCAACTTGCAGTAAATTACAGGCAGGATATTACGAATCTGTTATTCAATTCAGAGCCGACAACAGAGAAATAAAGAATGAAGAGTATTCAAAAGCTGATGAAGTTGTTGAGAGAACTTTAATAAAGCAAAGTAAAAAAGACAAGCTTGCATATTGTCCTCAAATTGCCAAACTAAAAGAAGGATATGATTACTACATTGGTTCATTGAAATCAGGTCGTAAAGTAGCTGAAGCACTAACCGACGAATTTGGAGGAGTTGTAAAAGAATCTCCAAGATTAATCAGCGAAGACAAGTCGACAGGAAAAGGCCTTTATAGAATTTGGATTTCAGTCAGAATTCCTGAAGCTGAAATTGATGATTTTATAGAATATGAAAATAAAATAATCCAAATAACCAGCGTTAGTAAAAATAGCTTTGTCGGAATGAATATCAAGACCAACAAAAAGCATAATATTCCAATGAAAAATATGGAAGACATTAAGCTTGTTAAGAAATCCGAAGAAATTGAAACTGCAACAGTAATTTCAAAATCCCCACAATTTATACAGATTTTAGATCCAATTGATTATTCCACAGTAGATTTGGATATGAAAGAAGAATACAATGAAATCAATGTTGGAGAAGAAGTAAAACTCATCAGAATTAACAATAACATTTATTTATTAAATTAA
- a CDS encoding translation initiation factor IF-2 subunit beta: protein MDKYEDLLERAIDQLPPEVFEHKRFKIPKAYSDIQGNRTFIKNFKDVAEGLNRDPQHLLKFLMRELGTAGNIEGQRAILQGKFTHYLINERIEDYVDKYVICHECNRPDTRIIREGRIFLLKCAACGATAPLKTL, encoded by the coding sequence ATGGATAAATACGAAGATTTATTAGAAAGAGCAATAGACCAATTACCTCCAGAAGTATTTGAACACAAAAGATTTAAAATTCCTAAAGCTTATTCAGATATCCAAGGTAATAGAACATTCATTAAAAACTTTAAAGATGTTGCAGAAGGCTTAAACAGAGACCCACAACACTTATTGAAATTTTTAATGAGAGAATTAGGTACTGCTGGAAATATTGAAGGTCAAAGAGCAATATTACAAGGTAAATTTACCCATTACTTAATCAATGAAAGAATCGAAGATTATGTGGACAAATATGTTATTTGCCATGAATGTAACAGACCAGATACCAGAATTATCAGAGAAGGTAGAATATTCTTACTTAAATGTGCTGCATGCGGTGCAACAGCACCTTTAAAAACATTATAA
- the mcm gene encoding minichromosome maintenance protein MCM: protein MNSTTKSQTSIAKFEEFFSTSYKDDVFEVLEKYPDERSLNVDYNALEIFDPDLADLLIDKPEEVIQAAQIAIKNIDPLVKDVEIHIRFENLTNIIPLKTLLSKYIGTFVAADGIVRKTDEIRPRIETGVFECRGCMRLHEVEQTSSNTIIEPSLCSECGGRSFRLLQEESKYIDTQTARMQEPLENLSGGTEPKQMLMVLEDDLVDELNPGDKVRITGTLKTFREERSGKFKNYIYVNHIEPLEQEFEELQLSEEDEEKIIELSKDPHIYDKIIKSTAPSIRGYRDVKEAIALQLFGGAAKQLEDETKLRGDIHILIVGDPGIGKSQILKYVSRLAPRSIYTSGKGTTGAGLTAAAVRDELGGWSLEAGALVLGDQGNVCVDELDKMRSEDRSALHEALEQQTVSIAKAGIMATLNSRCSVLAAANPKFGRFDQYKVLAEQIDLPAPIISRFDLIFVIEDKPSREGDSKLAEHILKIHKENTIDYEIEPELLRKYIAYARKTVNPSLTDEANEVLREFYVNTRNSNPEEQGAVPITARQLEAIIRLAEASAKIKLKETVDKEDAEKAVRLQMACLKKVGVDPETGEMDIEIMEGRTPKSDRDKIQRVTEEIVLLEEEYAGSAPLNVLKSNMNEKYGVSEEKVESIVRNLQQKGVIYEPDTGYFKRVS from the coding sequence ATGAATTCTACTACTAAATCACAAACATCAATTGCAAAATTTGAAGAATTTTTTTCAACTTCATACAAGGATGATGTTTTTGAAGTGCTTGAAAAATACCCCGATGAAAGGTCACTTAACGTGGATTATAATGCATTGGAAATATTTGATCCAGACCTTGCGGATTTACTAATAGACAAACCAGAAGAGGTTATTCAAGCTGCACAAATAGCCATTAAAAACATTGACCCTCTTGTAAAGGACGTTGAAATCCACATCCGTTTTGAAAATCTCACCAATATCATTCCATTAAAGACATTGCTGAGTAAATACATAGGAACATTTGTTGCAGCAGACGGTATTGTAAGAAAAACTGATGAAATTAGACCTCGTATTGAAACTGGAGTATTTGAATGTAGAGGATGTATGAGATTGCACGAAGTTGAACAGACATCCAGCAATACAATTATAGAACCATCACTCTGTAGTGAATGCGGCGGAAGGTCTTTCAGACTGCTTCAAGAAGAATCAAAATACATAGATACACAAACTGCAAGAATGCAGGAACCTTTAGAGAACCTGTCTGGAGGAACAGAACCTAAACAAATGTTAATGGTATTAGAAGATGATTTAGTAGATGAATTAAACCCTGGAGATAAAGTTAGAATAACTGGAACATTAAAAACATTCAGGGAAGAGAGAAGCGGCAAATTTAAAAATTATATTTATGTAAACCACATTGAACCATTAGAACAGGAATTTGAAGAATTGCAGCTTTCAGAAGAAGATGAAGAAAAAATTATAGAATTGTCAAAAGACCCTCACATTTATGATAAAATCATCAAGTCCACAGCACCATCAATTAGAGGATACAGAGATGTAAAAGAAGCTATTGCATTGCAATTATTTGGTGGGGCTGCAAAACAGCTTGAAGATGAAACCAAATTGAGAGGAGATATCCACATCCTCATTGTAGGGGATCCAGGTATTGGTAAATCTCAAATATTAAAATATGTTTCAAGGCTTGCACCAAGAAGTATTTATACAAGTGGTAAAGGTACTACCGGTGCGGGATTAACCGCTGCAGCCGTTAGGGATGAACTTGGCGGATGGTCCTTGGAAGCCGGTGCATTGGTACTTGGGGACCAAGGTAATGTATGTGTTGACGAATTGGATAAAATGAGGTCCGAAGATCGTTCAGCACTTCACGAAGCATTGGAACAACAGACTGTAAGTATTGCAAAGGCAGGAATCATGGCAACTTTAAATTCAAGATGTTCCGTTCTTGCAGCAGCTAACCCAAAATTCGGAAGATTTGACCAGTATAAAGTACTTGCAGAACAAATTGATTTGCCAGCACCGATTATATCTCGTTTTGATTTAATTTTTGTTATTGAAGATAAACCAAGCAGAGAAGGAGATTCAAAATTAGCAGAACACATTTTGAAAATACATAAAGAAAATACTATTGATTATGAAATTGAACCTGAACTGCTTAGGAAATATATCGCATATGCCCGTAAAACCGTTAATCCATCCTTGACCGATGAGGCTAACGAAGTTTTAAGGGAATTTTATGTAAATACAAGGAACAGCAATCCAGAAGAACAAGGTGCAGTTCCAATTACTGCAAGACAACTTGAAGCAATCATCCGTTTAGCTGAAGCTAGCGCAAAGATTAAACTTAAGGAAACTGTTGATAAGGAAGATGCTGAAAAGGCCGTAAGGCTGCAAATGGCTTGTCTTAAAAAGGTAGGTGTAGATCCTGAAACTGGTGAAATGGATATTGAGATAATGGAAGGAAGAACACCTAAATCAGACCGGGACAAAATACAAAGAGTAACTGAAGAAATAGTCCTTCTTGAAGAGGAATATGCCGGATCTGCTCCATTGAATGTATTGAAATCAAACATGAATGAAAAATACGGAGTAAGTGAAGAAAAAGTAGAAAGTATTGTCCGTAATTTACAACAGAAAGGAGTTATCTACGAACCAGATACAGGCTATTTCAAGAGAGTATCCTAA
- a CDS encoding RlmE family RNA methyltransferase yields the protein MGSKWQMEKHNDPYYKRAKQEDYRSRASYKLKQLDKKYKIIKEGNTVVDLGAAPGGWSQVALEKVGEEGIVVGVDLNRFKKFHEENYYGIRGDFTTPEVQKKIMELIGGKAKVVMSDASPSLCGIKNIDQLRSIDLVNVVIEIAENILEQKGNLVMKVFQGPEYKNMLDSLKGKFRHVRTTKPASSRKKSSEMYVVGLEYMPKKRKKRN from the coding sequence ATGGGAAGCAAATGGCAAATGGAAAAACACAATGATCCATATTATAAAAGAGCAAAACAAGAAGATTATCGCTCACGAGCATCATATAAATTAAAACAACTTGATAAAAAATATAAAATCATTAAAGAAGGAAACACTGTTGTCGATTTAGGAGCCGCACCCGGCGGATGGTCACAGGTTGCATTGGAAAAAGTTGGAGAAGAAGGCATTGTAGTAGGTGTGGACTTAAACAGATTTAAAAAATTCCATGAAGAAAATTATTATGGAATTAGAGGAGATTTTACAACACCTGAAGTTCAAAAAAAGATTATGGAACTTATTGGAGGAAAGGCCAAAGTTGTAATGTCTGATGCGTCACCTTCACTTTGTGGAATTAAAAATATCGACCAATTAAGATCAATTGATTTAGTCAATGTCGTGATTGAAATAGCTGAAAATATCCTTGAACAAAAAGGCAATCTTGTTATGAAAGTATTTCAAGGCCCAGAATATAAAAATATGTTGGATTCACTGAAAGGAAAATTCAGACACGTTAGAACTACCAAACCTGCATCATCACGTAAAAAAAGTTCAGAAATGTATGTTGTTGGTTTGGAATATATGCCAAAAAAGAGAAAAAAAAGAAATTAA
- a CDS encoding metallophosphoesterase has product MDKMLIGLISDTHIPDRAKEIPEKVFEAFSEVDLIMHAGDLTSPKVIDDLEQIAPVMAIQGNMDRARGIDLPAAKVIEAEGLKIGIVHGEVYPRADTQQLVYLAKELDADILISGHSHQPKIEQTDGVLLLNPGSPIVPRLADRTVMILEINDREVDVEIIKIGAPVCSALDFEQYKRD; this is encoded by the coding sequence ATAGATAAAATGTTAATCGGTTTAATTTCAGACACACATATCCCGGATAGAGCTAAAGAAATACCTGAAAAAGTATTTGAGGCATTTAGTGAAGTCGATTTAATAATGCACGCTGGCGATTTAACCTCCCCAAAGGTGATAGATGATTTGGAGCAAATAGCTCCAGTAATGGCCATTCAAGGAAATATGGATAGGGCAAGAGGAATTGATTTGCCCGCTGCAAAAGTAATTGAAGCTGAAGGATTAAAAATTGGAATTGTGCATGGAGAAGTTTATCCAAGAGCCGATACACAACAACTGGTTTATCTTGCAAAAGAATTGGATGCCGACATATTAATCAGCGGACATTCACACCAACCAAAAATAGAGCAGACAGATGGAGTATTGTTATTGAATCCTGGAAGTCCAATAGTTCCAAGACTTGCCGACAGAACAGTAATGATACTTGAAATTAATGACAGAGAAGTTGATGTGGAAATTATAAAAATTGGAGCACCAGTATGTAGTGCACTTGATTTTGAACAATATAAGAGGGATTGA
- a CDS encoding formate--phosphoribosylaminoimidazolecarboxamide ligase, producing MGEVKKEDILDILAKYDKSEITIATLGSHTSLHILQGAKEEGFRTAIVCQKGREIPYQRFDVADEYIIVDEFKDIVNEDVQQKLRDMNAIVVPHGSFVAYAGLDNVEDKFNVPMFGNRDVLRWEAERDKERALLVEGDVRIPFKYNGPDEIDRPVMVKFPGARGGRGYFVASSTEEFNSKIDAMKARGWLEDSDVEAAHIEEYVSGCNYCIHYFYSALDDSVELMGMDTRYESSIDGFVRMPAKDQLDIDLSPSYVVTGNHPAVIRESLLPQVFDIADKLTESAKKLVAPGLNGPFCMQTLVNDNLEVICFEISARTDGGTNTFMDGSPYSYLTYGKPMSMGRRIALEIKRGIERDELEKIIT from the coding sequence ATGGGAGAAGTTAAAAAGGAAGATATCTTAGATATTTTAGCTAAATATGACAAAAGTGAAATCACTATAGCTACCCTAGGAAGTCATACTTCTTTACACATATTGCAAGGTGCTAAAGAAGAAGGATTTAGAACAGCTATCGTATGTCAAAAAGGTCGTGAAATTCCATATCAACGTTTTGATGTAGCTGATGAATACATTATCGTTGATGAATTCAAAGACATTGTCAATGAAGATGTTCAGCAAAAACTTAGGGATATGAATGCAATTGTTGTGCCTCATGGATCTTTTGTTGCATATGCTGGATTAGATAATGTTGAAGACAAATTCAATGTTCCAATGTTTGGAAATAGGGATGTACTTAGATGGGAAGCTGAAAGAGATAAGGAAAGAGCTTTGCTTGTTGAAGGTGACGTAAGAATACCTTTTAAATATAATGGACCTGATGAAATCGACAGGCCGGTTATGGTTAAATTCCCTGGTGCTAGAGGGGGTAGAGGTTACTTTGTAGCTTCATCTACAGAAGAGTTCAATTCAAAAATTGATGCTATGAAAGCACGTGGATGGTTAGAAGACAGTGATGTTGAAGCAGCTCACATTGAAGAATATGTTTCAGGATGTAATTACTGTATACACTATTTCTACTCTGCTCTTGATGATTCAGTTGAATTGATGGGTATGGATACAAGATATGAATCAAGTATTGATGGATTTGTAAGAATGCCTGCAAAAGATCAATTGGATATTGATTTAAGTCCTTCCTATGTTGTAACAGGTAACCACCCTGCTGTAATTCGTGAATCTTTACTTCCACAGGTATTTGATATTGCTGATAAATTAACAGAAAGTGCTAAAAAATTAGTTGCTCCTGGATTAAATGGTCCTTTCTGTATGCAAACTTTAGTAAATGATAATTTAGAAGTAATCTGTTTTGAAATCAGTGCAAGAACTGATGGTGGAACAAATACATTTATGGATGGTTCTCCTTACTCCTACTTAACCTACGGTAAACCTATGAGTATGGGTAGAAGGATTGCTTTAGAAATTAAACGTGGTATAGAAAGAGATGAATTGGAAAAAATAATAACATAA
- a CDS encoding DUF5518 domain-containing protein, translated as MTKWKAVIIGFILSVIVKAFFAHYDFIGLLIVGFITGYIAHDGALGGLWNAALAGTLGTIISAILFIIATTIGGSFMGAFGGLTGFTTSGIISILSIVTELIYYAIVMGITGAIGGAVSSKK; from the coding sequence ATGACAAAATGGAAAGCCGTAATTATAGGTTTCATATTATCTGTAATTGTTAAAGCATTTTTTGCACATTATGATTTTATTGGATTATTAATTGTTGGTTTCATTACAGGATATATTGCCCATGATGGAGCCCTGGGAGGCTTATGGAATGCAGCTCTTGCTGGCACATTAGGTACAATTATCAGTGCAATACTATTCATAATAGCTACAACAATTGGTGGAAGCTTTATGGGAGCATTTGGAGGCCTTACTGGATTTACAACATCCGGCATAATAAGTATTTTATCCATAGTCACAGAGTTGATTTATTATGCAATTGTCATGGGAATAACTGGAGCAATTGGAGGAGCAGTATCCTCTAAAAAATAA
- a CDS encoding ATP-dependent helicase, with amino-acid sequence MIEEQTKSYSKDKIYKILHPWVRQWFDSKFDDFTPAQKKSIIDIHKKNNILISSPTGSGKTLTAFLSIISELTTLSEKGKLEDKVYCIYISPLKALDNDIEKNLDEPLEGIEKIAKKDLGIRKAVRTGDTSQYQRQKMLKKPPHILITTPETLSILLVAPKFREKLSGVKYVIIDEIHSLAENKRGVHLSLSLERLQHLIGQYTRIGLSATVSPLEEVAKFLVGYEYGVGRPCKIVNINYLKELDMEVMCPVSDIVLADEEDTRLGMYDLLDDLIWENKTTLIFTNTRSGTERFVYNLKKMYPMHYNNENIMAHHSSLSKEVRLQTENKLKEDQLKAVVSSTSLELGIDIGYIDLVVLINSPKSVARALQRIGRSGHRLHEKSRGRIIVTDRDDLVECSVLLKNAKEGKIDRINMPTNCLDVLAQHIYGMGIENPWDIDYAYEVIKKSYCYKDLTRDDYEDVLSYMAGEYPELEERYVYAKIWIDYDKNTFGKRGKLARMLYSTNIGTIPDSSGVLVKCDGETVGRIEEDFMERLKKGDTFVLGGNTYRFNYGKGMTINVTPAMGPPTIPSWFSQQLPLSFDLAMDIQRFRAHMDVKFRYQRSKEEIMEFIHEYLYVDDFAANSIYEYFVEQFKYAKIPSNQLLLIEYYKGFGGRRFVIFHSLFGRKVNDALSRAVAYVVAKRYNINVTISISDNGFYLSSDGKIGGLESFNELTPENFENILSQSLNKTETLASRFRHCAGRSLMTLRRYKGESKSVGRQQVRGKILLKFVQEMDENFSILKEARREALEDYMDVKNALKIIEWVASEQMEVKTINTVIPSPFAFNLISQGYLDVLNQNDKAEFTKRMHQAIIDQIKDKLKDIY; translated from the coding sequence ATGATTGAAGAGCAGACAAAAAGCTATTCTAAAGATAAGATTTATAAAATACTGCATCCCTGGGTCAGACAATGGTTTGATTCAAAATTTGATGATTTTACACCTGCTCAGAAAAAATCAATAATAGATATCCATAAAAAGAACAATATCCTGATTTCATCACCAACAGGATCTGGAAAAACACTTACTGCTTTTTTATCAATCATAAGTGAACTAACAACACTCTCAGAAAAAGGAAAACTTGAAGATAAAGTATACTGCATTTATATTTCACCTTTAAAAGCATTGGATAATGATATTGAGAAAAATTTGGATGAACCACTGGAAGGGATTGAAAAAATAGCTAAAAAAGACTTAGGAATTAGAAAAGCCGTTAGAACAGGCGATACAAGCCAATATCAAAGGCAAAAAATGCTTAAAAAACCACCACACATCCTGATTACCACTCCAGAAACCCTTTCAATCTTACTTGTGGCACCAAAGTTTAGGGAAAAGCTAAGCGGAGTGAAATATGTCATAATAGATGAGATACACTCACTTGCCGAAAATAAAAGAGGAGTTCATTTAAGCCTATCCCTTGAAAGATTACAACATTTAATCGGCCAATATACAAGAATCGGACTATCAGCAACAGTAAGTCCACTTGAAGAAGTGGCCAAATTTCTTGTGGGATATGAATATGGTGTTGGCAGACCCTGCAAAATTGTAAATATCAACTATTTAAAGGAACTGGACATGGAAGTAATGTGTCCGGTAAGTGATATTGTACTGGCAGACGAAGAAGATACACGGCTTGGAATGTATGACCTATTGGATGACCTGATTTGGGAGAACAAAACAACATTAATCTTTACAAATACAAGAAGTGGTACGGAACGTTTTGTTTATAATTTAAAGAAAATGTATCCAATGCACTACAACAATGAAAACATAATGGCACACCATTCCTCACTTTCAAAGGAAGTTCGTCTACAGACAGAAAATAAACTAAAAGAAGATCAGCTAAAAGCAGTTGTTTCATCAACATCTCTTGAACTTGGAATTGATATCGGATACATTGATTTAGTCGTATTAATAAATTCACCGAAATCTGTTGCAAGAGCGCTTCAAAGAATTGGAAGAAGTGGACATAGATTACATGAAAAATCTCGAGGAAGAATTATTGTAACTGACCGTGATGATTTAGTTGAATGCTCAGTTTTGCTTAAAAATGCCAAAGAAGGAAAAATCGACAGAATAAATATGCCAACCAATTGTTTGGACGTATTAGCACAACATATCTATGGAATGGGCATTGAAAATCCATGGGATATTGATTACGCTTATGAAGTCATCAAAAAAAGTTATTGTTACAAAGACTTGACAAGAGATGATTATGAAGATGTTTTAAGTTATATGGCTGGAGAATATCCTGAACTCGAAGAAAGATATGTTTACGCCAAAATTTGGATTGATTATGATAAAAACACCTTTGGAAAACGTGGAAAGTTAGCCAGAATGCTTTATTCGACAAATATTGGAACAATTCCAGACAGTTCAGGTGTTTTGGTTAAATGTGATGGAGAAACCGTTGGAAGAATAGAAGAAGATTTTATGGAACGGCTTAAAAAAGGAGACACTTTCGTTCTGGGTGGAAATACTTATAGATTCAACTATGGGAAAGGAATGACAATTAACGTGACTCCGGCAATGGGACCCCCAACAATACCCTCATGGTTTTCACAGCAATTGCCACTATCTTTTGATTTGGCAATGGACATTCAGAGATTTAGAGCCCACATGGATGTAAAATTCAGATATCAAAGAAGCAAGGAAGAAATAATGGAATTCATTCATGAATATTTATATGTTGATGATTTTGCAGCAAATTCTATATACGAATATTTTGTAGAACAATTCAAATATGCCAAAATACCAAGCAACCAATTATTATTAATTGAATATTATAAAGGATTTGGAGGAAGACGATTCGTAATATTTCATTCACTATTTGGAAGAAAAGTTAATGATGCACTTTCAAGAGCCGTAGCTTATGTTGTTGCAAAAAGATACAACATCAACGTCACCATTTCAATATCAGACAACGGTTTTTATTTAAGCTCTGACGGAAAGATTGGAGGTCTGGAATCATTCAATGAATTGACCCCTGAAAACTTTGAAAACATATTGTCCCAATCATTAAATAAAACCGAAACACTAGCTTCAAGGTTCAGACACTGTGCCGGGCGGTCATTAATGACTTTAAGAAGATACAAAGGAGAATCAAAATCTGTCGGACGCCAACAGGTTAGGGGAAAAATCCTATTGAAATTCGTGCAGGAAATGGATGAAAACTTTTCAATTTTAAAGGAAGCTCGAAGAGAAGCGCTTGAAGACTATATGGATGTTAAAAATGCTTTAAAAATAATTGAATGGGTTGCTTCAGAACAAATGGAAGTTAAAACAATAAATACTGTCATACCAAGTCCATTTGCATTTAATTTAATTTCACAAGGATATTTAGATGTATTAAATCAAAATGACAAGGCCGAATTTACAAAAAGAATGCATCAAGCGATTATAGACCAAATTAAAGATAAATTAAAAGACATATATTGA
- a CDS encoding HEAT repeat domain-containing protein, producing MTNFNFEEAINNLSNDDVKVRKEAIESLVGTTDEEAIEPLIKATTDDNAQVRFKAAEILGNMGDVAVDKLINEFNNAEGKDKRFLAFALKETEDKRVIPYFVEALDDEDFGVRKVAVRALGELQAYDELDNIAKCLDDEDWGVKLAAIQALGDLATDEAIKLIKDARKTEDDKDFKKSCNKAIKKAQKRQKAKDSGEAIVKVIPMSTIKEMEKTNPQKAIKEYERYVEAKMAKDAPYKRLCVLYRKANDNDNEIRVIETACEVFADNDKKLSYFEKRLAKLK from the coding sequence ATGACTAATTTTAATTTTGAAGAAGCTATTAACAATTTATCAAATGATGATGTTAAAGTTAGAAAAGAAGCAATAGAATCATTGGTTGGAACAACTGATGAAGAAGCTATTGAACCTTTAATTAAAGCAACTACTGATGATAATGCTCAGGTAAGATTTAAAGCTGCTGAAATATTGGGAAATATGGGGGATGTAGCTGTTGATAAGTTAATTAATGAATTTAATAATGCTGAAGGTAAAGATAAACGTTTCCTTGCTTTTGCACTTAAAGAAACTGAAGACAAAAGGGTAATTCCGTACTTTGTTGAAGCTTTGGATGATGAGGACTTTGGGGTTAGAAAAGTTGCGGTACGTGCTTTAGGTGAACTTCAAGCTTATGATGAACTTGATAATATTGCCAAATGTCTTGATGATGAAGATTGGGGTGTTAAATTGGCTGCCATTCAGGCATTAGGTGATTTAGCAACTGATGAAGCAATCAAACTAATTAAAGATGCAAGAAAAACAGAAGATGATAAGGACTTCAAAAAATCTTGTAATAAGGCAATTAAAAAAGCACAAAAAAGACAAAAGGCTAAAGACTCTGGAGAAGCTATCGTAAAAGTTATTCCTATGAGCACCATTAAAGAAATGGAAAAAACCAATCCTCAAAAGGCTATAAAAGAATATGAACGTTATGTTGAAGCCAAAATGGCTAAAGATGCTCCATATAAAAGGTTATGTGTACTTTATAGAAAAGCAAATGACAACGATAATGAAATTAGGGTCATAGAAACTGCTTGTGAAGTATTCGCTGATAATGATAAAAAATTGTCTTACTTCGAAAAAAGATTGGCTAAATTAAAATAG
- a CDS encoding carbon-nitrogen hydrolase family protein, translating into MTRVKIALCQMNVVDNKDENLKNAERMIEKSVDENSDFIVLPEMFNCPYSNDKFIEYCEEEKTSKTLLKISNLASKNQVYILAGSIPEKENGKLYNTSYLFNRNGEIIAKHRKMHLFDIDVKGKIKFMESDVLTAGDNVTTANTEFGKIGIGICYDIRFPELARLMALEGASILFYPGAFNMTTGPAHWELLFRTRALDNQVFCVGVAPALNKDASYHSFGHSIITSPWGEVISEATEKEELIISEIDLSEIKKIREELPLLKNKREDIYEVNKKQLF; encoded by the coding sequence ATGACTAGAGTTAAGATTGCACTTTGTCAAATGAATGTTGTTGACAATAAAGATGAAAATTTAAAAAACGCTGAAAGGATGATTGAAAAAAGCGTTGATGAAAATTCTGATTTTATAGTTTTACCTGAAATGTTCAACTGTCCTTATTCAAATGACAAATTTATTGAATACTGTGAAGAAGAAAAAACAAGCAAAACTCTTTTAAAAATTTCCAACTTAGCATCAAAGAACCAGGTTTACATTCTTGCAGGATCCATTCCTGAAAAAGAGAATGGTAAATTGTACAATACCAGTTATCTTTTTAACCGGAATGGTGAAATAATCGCAAAACATAGAAAAATGCATCTATTTGATATAGACGTTAAAGGGAAAATAAAATTTATGGAATCTGATGTTTTAACCGCTGGAGATAATGTTACAACAGCAAATACTGAATTTGGAAAAATAGGTATTGGAATTTGCTACGATATTCGTTTTCCTGAACTTGCAAGATTAATGGCACTTGAAGGTGCATCAATACTCTTTTATCCGGGAGCATTCAATATGACTACAGGTCCTGCACATTGGGAGTTGCTATTCCGCACAAGAGCACTGGACAACCAAGTTTTCTGCGTAGGTGTTGCGCCTGCATTAAACAAGGATGCAAGTTACCATAGCTTTGGACATTCCATAATTACAAGTCCTTGGGGAGAAGTAATATCTGAGGCAACTGAAAAAGAAGAGTTAATAATATCTGAAATCGATTTAAGTGAAATAAAAAAAATAAGAGAAGAGCTTCCTCTTTTAAAAAATAAAAGGGAAGACATTTATGAAGTTAACAAAAAACAGCTATTTTAA